From Oenococcus sicerae, the proteins below share one genomic window:
- a CDS encoding glycoside hydrolase family 70 protein — protein MRKTETLFRKKMYKKGKIWVVACLSSAAILSLNIQSAQADTNTNGPNTSVSTDKASAGTAITGNDSSDTEKQTAATAKTVSTDLQTNDGVQTTNSADTSNQQSETVDSVGHYVEKNGHWYYLDTSGQIVTGLQKIDGQTQYFAADGSQVKGQLVTVEEQTYYFDLNSGNAVTGLQTVNGHLIDFDNDGRESKNVYAKDDQGNNYYFDENGQMVTGLKVIDNLTYYFDQDGHQRKGFSAVFNNQVLYFDKITGASTSATVSDIKEGLTVQNDDFTQHNAANTTTIDSFTNVDGYLTAAAWYRPKDILDNGQTWRPSTVTDFRPILTSWWPDKQTQVNYLNYMKNQGFISKIDDFKTTDDQTFLNQSAQAVQSEIEKKISLEKSTDWLKTIMQTFVDQQPAWNSSSEDPNTDHLQGGALTYINSPLTPDADSNFRLLNRTPTNQTGTPEYTTDNSLGGFELLLANDVDNSNPVVQAEQLNWLYYLMNFGSITNNDADANFDGIRIDAVDNVDADLLQIAADYFKDAYGVDKNDATADQHLSILEDWSHNDPTYVTDNGSNQLTMDDYLHTQLIWSLTKSSDIRGTMQRFMDYYLVNRASDSTEDTATPNYSFVRAHDSEVQTVIAQIISDLYPNSGSGLIPTQEEMDAAFKVYNADMQSADKKYTQYNIPSAYAMLLTNKDTVPRVYYGDLYTDNGQYMATQSPYFDAIDNLLKSRIKYVAGGQSMAVDNHDILTSVRYGQDALTAEDSGSSATRTQGIGVIVSNNASLKLTTNDQVVLHMGAAHKNQAFRAALLTTLNGLISYQSDDGAPVKYTDANGDLIFNASDIFGVQNSQVSGYLAVWVPVGASSDQDARTQADDEASTDGKVLHSNAALDSQVIYEGFSNFQATPTTHDEYTNVVIAKNADTFKDWGITSFQLAPQYRSSTDQSFLDSIIQNGYAFTDRYDLGFDTPTKYGTVDDLRDAIKALHADGLQAIADWVPDQIYNLQDAQVVTVDRTNSYGQEDDDSDMQNDLYVSQTKGGGKYQEQFGGAFLGTLQNLYPDLFTDKQLSTGLAIDPSQKITEWSAKYFNGSNIQGRGAYYVLRDNNDQYFRVTSNDQDEDFLPKQLTNQISETGFIKDDQGMTYYSTSGYEAKNSFIQDDNGNYYYFDNSGHMVTGQQTINNHVYFFLPNGVELQNVFLQDADGNTYYYNDKGRRATNTYITDQNNNSYRFDENGIMLSNQLAVIDGHTQFFKTSGIQVKNAFIKDNDGNLRYFESGNGNMVTNEFKQLPSGEWAYLANDGIAVKGLQTIDGRQLYFDNDGQQNKDIFYTDENGQRLYFNGTTGDLVKNDFIYSSSSPYADIPNSENNSYSGNPNHWYYADDQGHIVTGFQTINGHLQYFDKISGQMQVDQFAREDNGNWVYLNENGEAVQGLTLINGKLNFFNHDFTQVKNNFATDPKTGISYYFNGTSGKIVENDYFTNNGTDWYHADENGQKQTGFQTINGQVQYFDKNGIQLKNGSAYNPQSKQWFYFDANKGNGSVIS, from the coding sequence ATGAGGAAAACAGAAACATTATTTCGTAAAAAAATGTACAAAAAAGGAAAAATTTGGGTCGTAGCTTGTTTGTCATCAGCTGCAATTTTGAGTTTGAACATTCAATCAGCTCAGGCGGATACAAACACTAATGGACCAAATACAAGTGTCAGTACAGATAAAGCTTCTGCTGGTACTGCGATAACTGGAAATGATTCTTCTGACACTGAAAAACAAACAGCTGCCACAGCGAAAACAGTTTCAACTGATCTGCAAACAAATGATGGCGTTCAAACAACTAATTCAGCAGATACCAGTAATCAGCAATCTGAAACAGTCGATTCAGTCGGACATTATGTGGAAAAAAATGGTCACTGGTATTACTTAGACACCAGCGGTCAAATCGTGACCGGTCTGCAGAAAATAGACGGTCAAACACAGTATTTTGCTGCTGACGGTAGTCAAGTCAAGGGTCAATTAGTGACTGTTGAAGAACAAACTTATTATTTCGATTTAAATTCCGGAAATGCCGTCACGGGCTTGCAAACAGTCAATGGGCATTTAATTGATTTTGACAATGATGGTCGAGAAAGCAAAAACGTTTATGCCAAAGATGACCAAGGCAACAACTATTACTTTGACGAAAATGGTCAAATGGTGACAGGTCTGAAAGTTATCGATAATCTAACTTACTATTTTGATCAAGATGGACATCAACGCAAAGGTTTTTCAGCCGTTTTCAATAATCAAGTTCTTTATTTTGACAAAATAACCGGTGCTTCAACTTCAGCAACTGTGTCAGATATCAAAGAAGGTCTGACTGTTCAAAATGACGATTTTACACAGCATAATGCTGCTAACACAACGACGATCGATAGTTTTACGAATGTTGATGGGTATCTGACAGCTGCTGCTTGGTACCGGCCTAAAGATATTCTGGATAACGGTCAGACTTGGCGACCTTCAACAGTCACTGATTTTCGCCCCATTTTAACCAGTTGGTGGCCTGATAAGCAAACACAGGTAAACTATCTGAATTATATGAAGAACCAGGGCTTTATTAGCAAAATAGACGATTTTAAAACGACTGATGATCAGACCTTTCTTAATCAATCAGCTCAAGCAGTTCAAAGTGAAATTGAAAAAAAGATTAGTTTAGAAAAATCAACTGATTGGTTAAAAACGATCATGCAGACTTTCGTCGATCAGCAGCCGGCTTGGAATTCCAGCAGTGAAGATCCAAATACAGATCATCTTCAAGGGGGTGCGCTTACTTATATCAATAGCCCCTTAACACCAGACGCCGATTCTAATTTTCGCTTATTGAACAGAACGCCAACAAACCAAACTGGAACTCCTGAATATACAACAGACAATTCTTTAGGGGGTTTTGAACTCTTACTCGCAAACGACGTAGATAATTCTAATCCAGTTGTTCAGGCCGAACAATTAAATTGGCTTTACTATTTAATGAATTTTGGTTCAATTACAAACAATGATGCTGACGCAAATTTTGATGGTATCCGAATTGATGCCGTTGATAACGTAGACGCAGATCTGCTGCAAATCGCGGCCGACTATTTTAAAGATGCTTATGGTGTCGACAAAAATGATGCCACAGCTGATCAGCACCTATCAATTCTTGAAGATTGGAGCCATAACGATCCGACCTATGTGACTGATAATGGCAGCAATCAGTTAACAATGGATGATTATCTGCATACTCAGCTAATCTGGTCCTTAACCAAATCCAGTGATATTCGTGGTACGATGCAGCGATTTATGGACTATTATCTGGTCAATCGTGCCAGCGACAGTACTGAAGACACAGCGACACCGAACTACTCTTTTGTTCGTGCCCATGACAGTGAGGTCCAAACAGTGATTGCCCAAATCATTTCGGATCTATATCCAAATTCTGGCAGTGGTTTGATCCCGACCCAAGAAGAAATGGATGCCGCTTTTAAAGTCTATAATGCCGACATGCAGTCAGCGGATAAAAAGTATACCCAGTACAATATACCGAGTGCTTATGCAATGCTATTAACGAACAAAGATACCGTTCCACGTGTTTATTATGGTGATCTTTACACAGACAACGGCCAATATATGGCTACTCAATCACCTTATTTCGATGCTATTGATAATCTGCTTAAATCACGAATCAAATACGTTGCCGGTGGTCAAAGCATGGCCGTTGATAATCATGATATCCTAACCAGCGTTCGCTATGGCCAGGATGCCCTGACAGCTGAAGATTCTGGCAGTTCAGCCACAAGGACCCAAGGGATTGGCGTTATCGTCAGTAACAATGCTTCTTTAAAGTTGACGACAAATGATCAAGTGGTTCTTCATATGGGTGCTGCTCATAAAAACCAGGCTTTCCGGGCAGCACTCTTAACAACTTTGAACGGCTTAATAAGTTATCAGTCGGATGATGGTGCACCAGTGAAATACACGGATGCTAATGGCGATCTTATTTTTAATGCGAGTGATATATTTGGCGTTCAAAATTCACAAGTTTCTGGATACCTAGCCGTTTGGGTACCAGTTGGTGCTAGCTCTGATCAAGACGCCAGAACACAAGCTGACGACGAAGCATCAACAGATGGCAAAGTACTACATTCAAACGCTGCTTTAGATTCTCAAGTGATTTATGAAGGTTTCTCTAATTTTCAAGCTACGCCAACAACGCATGATGAATACACAAACGTTGTGATCGCAAAAAATGCTGATACTTTCAAAGATTGGGGAATTACTAGTTTTCAATTAGCACCACAGTATCGTTCAAGTACTGATCAAAGTTTTTTGGATTCAATCATTCAAAACGGATATGCCTTCACGGACCGCTACGATCTTGGTTTTGATACACCCACAAAGTACGGTACAGTCGACGATTTGAGAGATGCTATAAAAGCGCTGCATGCTGATGGTCTACAAGCGATTGCAGACTGGGTCCCTGATCAAATCTATAATCTGCAAGATGCACAAGTTGTCACCGTTGACCGGACTAATTCATATGGTCAAGAAGATGATGATTCGGATATGCAAAACGATCTGTATGTATCCCAGACCAAGGGTGGCGGCAAGTATCAAGAACAGTTTGGCGGTGCTTTTTTGGGGACTTTACAAAATCTGTATCCTGATTTGTTTACGGACAAACAGCTGTCAACCGGGCTAGCAATCGATCCCAGCCAAAAAATAACCGAATGGTCAGCTAAATACTTTAACGGCTCAAACATCCAAGGACGCGGTGCTTATTACGTGCTCAGAGACAATAACGATCAATATTTTAGAGTCACTTCCAATGATCAAGATGAGGATTTTCTGCCAAAACAATTAACGAATCAAATTTCTGAAACTGGTTTTATTAAAGATGATCAAGGCATGACCTACTATTCAACCAGCGGCTATGAGGCAAAAAATAGTTTCATTCAAGATGATAACGGCAACTACTACTACTTTGATAACAGTGGTCATATGGTTACAGGACAGCAAACGATCAACAATCATGTTTACTTCTTTTTGCCGAATGGTGTCGAACTGCAAAATGTCTTTTTACAAGATGCTGACGGTAATACCTATTATTACAATGATAAAGGTCGTCGCGCGACAAACACTTATATTACAGATCAAAACAATAATAGTTATCGTTTTGATGAAAATGGCATCATGCTGTCAAATCAATTAGCGGTGATTGACGGGCATACTCAATTCTTTAAAACGAGCGGTATTCAAGTAAAAAATGCCTTTATCAAAGATAACGATGGCAATCTGCGTTATTTCGAAAGCGGCAATGGCAACATGGTCACAAACGAATTTAAGCAATTGCCTTCTGGCGAATGGGCCTACCTCGCTAACGATGGTATCGCCGTCAAAGGATTACAAACAATTGATGGTCGCCAACTTTATTTTGATAACGATGGTCAACAAAATAAGGATATTTTCTACACTGATGAAAACGGTCAGCGACTTTATTTTAATGGGACTACTGGTGACCTAGTCAAAAATGATTTCATCTACAGCTCGTCCTCCCCTTACGCTGATATTCCCAATTCAGAAAATAACAGCTATAGCGGTAATCCTAATCATTGGTATTATGCAGATGATCAAGGACACATCGTCACAGGTTTTCAAACGATTAACGGTCATTTGCAGTACTTTGATAAAATTAGCGGTCAAATGCAGGTCGATCAATTCGCCCGTGAAGATAATGGTAATTGGGTCTATCTCAATGAAAACGGCGAAGCTGTTCAAGGCTTAACTCTGATTAATGGCAAGCTTAATTTCTTTAATCATGATTTCACGCAAGTCAAAAATAACTTTGCTACGGATCCAAAGACAGGCATAAGTTACTATTTTAATGGAACTAGCGGTAAAATCGTTGAAAATGATTATTTCACGAATAATGGTACCGACTGGTATCACGCCGATGAAAATGGTCAAAAGCAGACAGGCTTTCAAACTATCAATGGTCAAGTACAATATTTTGATAAAAACGGAATTCAGTTAAAAAACGGTTCCGCCTATAATCCTCAATCAAAACAGTGGTTCTATTTCGATGCCAACAAAGGCAACGGCAGCGTCATTAGTTAA
- a CDS encoding PFL family protein has translation MDIKNINTTIQMISEEHFDIRTITMGISLLDCIGANGEETAAKIYKKIIDKAGKLVETANQLERDFSVPIVNKRISITPISLLAGNCNYDGLLKIAHSLDQAAADVHVDFVGGYSALIQKGTTPSEKMLIDSLPEVLSTTDLLMSSINVASTKAGINLNAIRKMGTTIKRISEVDPLGNAKLVVFANAVEDNPFMAGAFHGVSEDDVVINVGVSGPGVVKRALETVKGAPIDVVAEKIKTTAFKITRIGQLIGSLAAQKLNVPFGIVDLSLAPTPARGDSVAEVLEEIGLEQVGTHGTTAALMLLNDAVKKGGVMASQRVGGLSGAFIPVSEDAGMIDSAVAGILTISKLEAMTAVCSVGLDMIAIAGDTPATTIAAMIADEAAIGVQNNKTTAVRVIPVPGKKVGDEIDFGGLLGRAPIMPMIERSSADFINRGGHIPAPIHSFKN, from the coding sequence ATGGATATAAAAAATATTAACACGACTATTCAAATGATCTCTGAGGAACATTTTGATATTCGAACCATCACGATGGGCATTTCACTTTTAGATTGTATTGGTGCTAATGGTGAAGAAACAGCAGCAAAAATTTATAAAAAAATCATCGATAAAGCAGGAAAACTCGTCGAAACTGCCAATCAGCTGGAACGTGATTTCAGTGTGCCGATTGTCAATAAACGTATTTCTATTACGCCGATATCTTTACTAGCAGGCAACTGTAATTATGATGGGTTATTGAAAATCGCACATAGCCTTGATCAGGCGGCCGCTGATGTTCATGTGGACTTCGTTGGCGGCTATTCAGCCTTAATTCAAAAAGGGACCACACCTAGCGAAAAAATGTTGATCGATAGTTTACCAGAAGTGTTATCCACAACTGATTTATTGATGTCGAGTATTAACGTCGCTTCAACGAAAGCTGGCATTAATTTAAATGCGATTCGTAAAATGGGCACAACGATCAAAAGAATCTCTGAAGTCGATCCACTTGGCAATGCTAAGCTAGTCGTTTTTGCTAATGCTGTTGAAGATAATCCCTTTATGGCTGGTGCTTTTCATGGTGTCTCAGAAGATGATGTTGTCATTAATGTAGGCGTTTCCGGTCCAGGCGTTGTCAAGCGAGCTCTAGAGACCGTTAAAGGAGCGCCGATTGATGTTGTTGCGGAAAAAATTAAAACCACAGCTTTCAAAATTACTCGTATTGGCCAATTAATTGGCAGTTTAGCAGCTCAAAAATTGAATGTACCATTTGGCATCGTCGATCTAAGTTTGGCACCGACGCCAGCTCGTGGTGATTCAGTTGCTGAAGTGTTAGAAGAAATCGGTTTGGAACAAGTTGGCACACACGGTACAACGGCCGCTTTAATGTTATTAAATGATGCTGTTAAAAAAGGTGGTGTCATGGCTAGTCAACGAGTAGGCGGACTCAGTGGCGCTTTCATTCCTGTTTCCGAAGATGCTGGGATGATTGACTCAGCTGTTGCCGGTATTTTAACGATTAGTAAACTAGAAGCCATGACTGCCGTTTGTTCAGTTGGCCTAGACATGATCGCGATAGCAGGAGACACGCCGGCGACAACGATTGCTGCGATGATCGCTGATGAGGCAGCCATTGGGGTTCAAAATAACAAAACGACAGCCGTTAGAGTTATTCCAGTACCTGGCAAAAAAGTCGGTGATGAGATTGATTTTGGCGGTTTATTGGGAAGAGCACCAATCATGCCGATGATCGAAAGATCATCAGCTGATTTTATTAATCGAGGCGGGCATATTCCAGCTCCGATTCATTCGTTTAAAAATTAA
- a CDS encoding DUF1836 domain-containing protein, translating into MDKENKLPLWDELPTFEIYLDQLLDLANNYVYPITGEHLTRTMMHNYTKAEVIVRPRNKRYLKIHLAGAIVVSLLKSVFSLDTIKNGFQIEMEQDSAQEAYDRFVNMFNQVSKTSDSEYSGSENPNSQAAMIQYQAILSVTYHLRAIATMRKILLQTLTTPISDVKKQKNTSSESFQN; encoded by the coding sequence ATGGATAAAGAGAATAAGCTGCCACTCTGGGATGAGTTACCAACTTTTGAAATCTATTTAGATCAATTATTGGATCTTGCTAATAATTATGTTTATCCAATTACTGGTGAACATTTAACACGAACAATGATGCACAATTATACAAAAGCAGAAGTAATCGTGAGACCGCGGAACAAAAGGTATCTAAAAATTCATTTGGCAGGCGCTATTGTTGTATCGCTATTAAAAAGTGTTTTCTCACTTGACACAATCAAAAACGGTTTTCAGATCGAGATGGAACAAGATAGTGCCCAAGAAGCTTATGATCGTTTTGTTAATATGTTCAATCAGGTATCGAAAACAAGTGATAGCGAATATTCAGGCAGTGAAAACCCGAATTCTCAAGCCGCAATGATCCAATATCAGGCAATCCTATCCGTAACTTACCATTTGAGAGCTATTGCTACAATGAGAAAAATACTCTTGCAGACGCTTACAACACCAATATCAGACGTAAAAAAACAAAAAAACACCTCTTCTGAAAGTTTTCAGAATTAG
- a CDS encoding DegV family protein encodes MTEKIAILIDSCSDAPQYLQDKEYVKTMPMQLHWDGEVLRDRVDITPDEFYDRMKHSSTIPTTSSPQSGDIIEKFEELKKEGFTHVIAICISSGLSATFSQVSSLAVDEKNIDVKVINTKNIGIGSGLFAVYADDLIQQKLPFKTIVNLVNASVSSSKIFFYIPTLKYLAAGGRIGKVANILGSALNIKPIISCNEQGIYYSIAKARGEKKAIEKLLALVAKTVDGHKYVRLAVAEGDNKELLKSTCEQLKKLYPHQQIYTGNISPALGVHTGPGLIGVAVHIAKEVI; translated from the coding sequence ATGACCGAAAAAATTGCCATTTTAATCGATTCATGTTCGGACGCGCCGCAATATTTGCAAGATAAAGAATACGTGAAAACAATGCCGATGCAATTGCATTGGGATGGTGAGGTTCTGCGTGATCGCGTAGATATCACGCCGGATGAATTTTACGATCGTATGAAACATAGTTCAACGATTCCAACGACATCCAGCCCTCAAAGTGGTGATATCATTGAAAAATTTGAAGAATTAAAAAAAGAAGGTTTTACGCATGTGATCGCTATTTGTATTTCGAGTGGTCTGTCAGCGACTTTCAGCCAAGTCAGTTCCCTTGCTGTTGATGAAAAAAATATCGATGTCAAAGTAATTAATACAAAAAATATTGGTATTGGCAGTGGCTTATTTGCCGTTTATGCTGATGACCTAATTCAACAAAAATTACCTTTCAAGACAATTGTTAATTTAGTAAATGCTTCGGTTTCAAGCAGCAAGATTTTCTTCTATATCCCAACATTAAAATATTTGGCTGCCGGTGGTCGTATTGGCAAGGTCGCTAATATTCTCGGTTCAGCATTAAATATAAAACCAATTATTTCTTGCAACGAACAAGGCATTTACTACTCGATCGCCAAGGCTCGCGGGGAGAAAAAAGCTATCGAAAAATTACTAGCGCTGGTCGCTAAGACGGTTGATGGACACAAGTATGTCCGCTTGGCTGTTGCTGAAGGCGATAATAAAGAATTGCTAAAATCAACTTGCGAACAGTTAAAAAAACTGTATCCTCATCAGCAGATTTATACTGGTAATATTTCTCCAGCTCTGGGTGTTCACACAGGTCCCGGATTGATTGGTGTAGCAGTGCATATCGCAAAAGAGGTTATTTAA
- a CDS encoding ACT domain-containing protein, giving the protein MKRAVVTVIGKDKTGIIAEVARTLADNQANILDVSQTLMDDIFTMSMLVDITDIDAKFTELQTKLTALGAKLSISIQVQREEIFNSISQI; this is encoded by the coding sequence ATGAAAAGAGCCGTTGTGACAGTGATTGGCAAAGATAAAACTGGAATTATCGCTGAAGTTGCAAGAACGTTAGCAGATAATCAGGCTAATATTTTAGATGTTTCTCAAACATTGATGGATGATATTTTTACAATGAGCATGTTGGTTGATATTACTGATATCGATGCTAAATTTACTGAGCTGCAAACAAAATTGACGGCATTAGGCGCCAAACTCTCAATTTCGATTCAAGTTCAACGCGAAGAAATTTTTAACTCTATTTCACAAATTTAG
- a CDS encoding bifunctional 5,10-methylenetetrahydrofolate dehydrogenase/5,10-methenyltetrahydrofolate cyclohydrolase — MVQILDGKKLSKKILEKIAENVKEAAFSIKLASIYNEKNPGSKMYVGMKVRRAASVGIDSEEFKIDDTWNTDQVLRLIDKLNHDDSVSGILVQSPLGQHIDESAVFNAISPIKDVDGLAAYNQGLLFENAEEKHVVSATPAGVMALLKAYDYSFTGKNALVIGRSVLFGRPMSILLTNADMTVTLAHSKTPTDQLQQFAQTADLIVVAVGKANWFQLDHLKATATVIDVGANKLDGQTVGDVVFQKTAAQVSWITPVPGGVGPMTIATLIQHTYELAKFQHRGE, encoded by the coding sequence ATGGTTCAGATACTGGATGGAAAAAAGCTTTCAAAAAAAATTCTTGAAAAAATTGCTGAAAATGTCAAAGAAGCAGCTTTTTCAATTAAATTAGCAAGCATCTATAATGAAAAAAATCCTGGCAGCAAAATGTATGTTGGCATGAAGGTTCGTAGGGCTGCTAGTGTTGGGATCGATTCTGAAGAATTCAAAATAGATGATACTTGGAATACTGATCAAGTTCTTCGATTGATCGATAAATTGAATCATGACGATAGTGTTTCTGGGATTTTAGTTCAATCCCCCTTGGGGCAGCATATTGACGAATCAGCTGTTTTCAATGCAATATCTCCTATTAAAGATGTTGATGGCCTGGCAGCCTATAACCAAGGTCTTTTGTTTGAAAATGCTGAGGAAAAACATGTCGTGTCAGCAACGCCCGCTGGCGTCATGGCGCTTTTAAAAGCTTATGATTATTCGTTTACAGGCAAAAATGCCTTAGTGATCGGCCGATCTGTTTTGTTCGGCCGGCCTATGAGTATCCTGTTAACTAATGCGGACATGACCGTGACCTTGGCTCATTCTAAGACACCGACAGACCAACTGCAGCAATTTGCGCAAACAGCTGATTTGATCGTGGTGGCAGTGGGCAAGGCTAATTGGTTTCAATTAGATCATTTAAAAGCAACTGCCACTGTCATTGATGTTGGCGCTAATAAGTTAGATGGCCAAACAGTTGGCGATGTTGTTTTTCAAAAAACTGCTGCACAAGTTTCTTGGATAACGCCAGTGCCCGGTGGCGTGGGACCAATGACGATCGCAACACTGATTCAGCACACCTACGAATTAGCTAAATTTCAGCACAGAGGAGAATGA